In the Chroicocephalus ridibundus chromosome 15, bChrRid1.1, whole genome shotgun sequence genome, one interval contains:
- the LOC134523634 gene encoding RING finger protein 224-like gives MSQAGGSPQAEDAGLCVGAHSRTPSRGSQRVECIICYSSYDLCGRLPRRLYCGHTFCQACLKRLDAVANEQRWIPCPQCRQNTPTPRGGVAMLDLDLATFLAVKADKEHPRVAGRSQPNLATKGSCKEKAVTQQPAGLCQDTVPPAPFPPGGCCRPCLCCGVTAVFES, from the coding sequence atgtCCCAAGCTGGTGGCAGCCCCCAGGCAGAGGACGCAGGGCTGTGTGTCGGGGCACACTCGCGCACCCCAAGCCGGGGCAGCCAGCGCGTTGAGTGCATCATCTGCTACTCCTCCTACGACCTGTGTGGCCGGCTGCCGCGCCGGCTCTACTGCGGCCATACCTTCTGCCAAGCCTGCCTGAAACGCCTCGACGCCGTCGCCAATGAGCAGCGCTGGATCCCCTGCCCGCAGTGCCGCCAAAATACGCCCACGCCGCGCGGCGGCGTCGCCATGCTCGACCTCGACCTGGCCACCTTCCTCGCCGTCAAGGCTGACAAGGAGCATCCCCGGGTGGCCGGCAGGTCCCAGCCCAACTTGGCCACCAAGGGCTCGTGCAAAGAGAAGGCGGTCACCCAGCAGCCGGCGGGGCTGTGCCAAGACACGGTGCCTCCGGCGCCGTTCCCCCCAGGCGGCTGCTGCCGGCCGTGCCTGTGCTGCGGGGTGACAGCGGTCTTTGAGAgctga
- the LRRC26 gene encoding leucine-rich repeat-containing protein 26: MGGDTSPLRPSAVGLQAGLKPERGSCPWGKPEVGEPSPPRWAAMGCWRGPSAVLVCLLLLHPPPSPACPAACHCSSLGEVDCSAHALREVPQNLATNTSTLWLGYNFITVLGPRSFPSLPGLLLLSLPHNRLGFIHRQALLGLGALQELDLSNNYLTVLTPETFLPLSSLVTLNLGSNRLEGLEPGVLRSLPQLQALLLQDNPWMCSCDILPLWRWLSHNREKVQEKNLLLCRVPEQLNKYPIMAFGNESFRQCQETSLSAWHYIVFLTIGPFSFMASIFFCTFMGFMTVVYHNLRRDPHCWKRPHICRGH, from the exons ATGGGAGGTGACACGTCTCCTCTCCGGCCTTCTGCGGTGGGGCTTCAGGCGGGTTTGAAACCGGAGCGG GGATCCTGCCCGTGGGGGAAACCAGAAGTCGGGGAGCCCTCACCGCCTCGGTGGGCAGCTATGGGCTGCTGGAGGGGCCCCAGCGCCGTGCTGGTCTGCCTGCTTCTCCTGCACCCGCCGCCCTCGCCAGCCTGTCCTGCCGCCTGCCACTGCTCCTCCTTGGGGGAGGTGGACTGCAGCGCACATGCCCTCCGTGAGGTGCCGCAGAACCTGGCGACCAATACCAGCACCCTCTGGCTTGGCTACAACTTCATCACCGTGCTGGGCCCGcgctccttcccttccctgccgggactgctgctgctcagcctgccCCACAACCGCCTGGGGTTCATCCACCGCCAGGCGCTGCTGGGGCTCGgggcgctgcaggagctggaccTCAGCAACAACTACTTAACCGTGCTGACCCCCGAAACCttcctgcccctctccagcctggtcaCGCTCAACCTGGGCAGCAAcaggctggaggggctggagcctGGGGTGCTGcggtccctgccccagctccaAGCCCTCCTCCTGCAGGACAACCCCTGGATGTGCAGCTGCGACATCCTGCCCCTCTGGCGCTGGCTCAGCCACAACAGGGAAAAAGTGCAAG agAAGAATTTGCTCCTGTGCAGAGTCCCGGAGCAGCTGAACAAGTATCCGATCATGGCCTTCGGGAATGAGTCCTTCAGGCAATGCCAAGAGACCTCACTGTCCGCCTGGCACTACATCGTCTTCTTGACCATTGGACCGTTCTCCTTCATGGCCAGCATCTTCTTCTGCACCTTCATGGGCTTCATGACAGTTGTTTACCACAACCTGCGCAGGGACCCCCACTGCTGGAAGAGACCCCACATCTGCAGGGGCCACTGA
- the RNF208 gene encoding RING finger protein 208, whose protein sequence is MQASLRDPRAVDSNVKTILMSCLKGQQVIIKMEAMKIIHPEKFSELQASQPRYAPAPRREPPLVAKRAWPSESEIIVNQACGDIPALDATPGPLPLPRTPPLPRRERGYQSQRKGSSEVCYHRQPPSDEVIVNQYVLHPSTPCEPLECPTCGHMYNFTNKRPRILSCLHSVCEECLQILYESCPKYKFISCPTCKRETVLFTDYGLAALAVNTSILNRLPAEALAANPVQWSSDTDRSCYQTFRQYCGAACTCHIRNPLSSCTIM, encoded by the coding sequence ATGCAGGCGTCCCTCAGAGACCCCAGAGCAGTGGACAGTAATGTGAAAACGATACTCATGTCGTGTCTGAAAGGGCAACAGGTCATCATTAAAATGGAGGCGATGAAAATCATCCACCCGGAGAAGTTTTCGGAGCTGCAGGCCTCGCAGCCGCGCTACGCGCCAGCCCCGCGCCGTGAGCCGCCCCTCGTGGCCAAGCGCGCGTGGCCCTCCGAGTCCGAGATCATCGTCAACCAGGCGTGCGGGGACATCCCCGCCCTGGATgccacccccggccccctgcCGCTGCCCCGGACTCCCCCCCTGCCGCGGCGAGAGCGCGGGTACCAGAGCCAGCGGAAGGGCAGCTCGGAGGTCTGCTACCACCGGCAGCCGCCGTCGGACGAGGTGATCGTCAACCAGTACGTGCTGCACCCCTCGACGCCCTGCGAGCCCCTGGAGTGCCCCACCTGCGGCCACATGTACAACTTCACCAACAAGCGGCCCCgcatcctctcctgcctgcactcgGTGTGCGAGGAGTGCCTGCAGATCCTCTACGAGTCCTGCCCCAAATACAAGTTCATCTCCTGCCCCACCTGCAAGCGGGAGACCGTCCTCTTCACCGACTACGGGCTGGCGGCGCTGGCTGTCAACACCAGTATCCTCAACAGACTGCCGGCCGAGGCCCTGGCCGCCAACCCCGTCCAGTGGAGCAGCGACACCGACCGCAGCTGCTACCAGACCTTCCGCCAGTACTGCGGGGCTGCCTGCACCTGCCACATCCGGAACCCGCTGTCGTCCTGCACCATCATGTga
- the CYSRT1 gene encoding cysteine-rich tail protein 1, translated as MDRGISLENPYASVNIPRDQFQQSFITQYLKDEPTVIANPAVVPTYSVEEQVDPTGCWNSPTISTEKSRSHPYNPYASMRMPNGESPNSFYTVTLDKSPKGQEREAGGECSCCKRCPCCRKCCCVVS; from the coding sequence ATGGATCGTGGCATCAGCCTGGAGAACCCCTACGCCAGCGTCAACATCCCACGGGACCAGTTCCAGCAAAGCTTCATCACTCAATACTTGAAGGATGAACCCACTGTCATCGCCAACCCTGCAGTCGTGCCCACCTACAGCGTGGAGGAGCAGGTGGACCCCACTGGCTGCTGGAACAGCCCAACCATTTCCACAGAGAAGTCCCGGTCCCATCCCTACAACCCCTATGCCAGCATGAGGATGCCCAACGGGGAATCACCCAACTCCTTCTACACCGTCACCCTGGACAAGTCACCCAAGGGCCAGGAGAGGGAGGCCGGTGGGGAATGCAGCTGCTGCAAGCGCTGCCCCTGCTGCAGAAAGTGCTGCTGTGTTGTCTCCTAA